In the Chroococcidiopsis sp. SAG 2025 genome, one interval contains:
- a CDS encoding mannitol dehydrogenase family protein, producing MNSNISTGSTIKLNEASLSRLPNNIRVPNYDRHQIINGIVHIGVGGFHRAHQALYLDNYLQQSCDREWGICGVGLLEFDRRMRDALHSQDCLYTLVERSTEGDWARVIGSITRYLFAPDNRARVIDALADPHCRIVTLTITEAGYYYIEGSGEFDANHPTIQHDLQHPHEPIGVYGFLTAALDKRRQQGLQPFTVLSCDNLQGNGNIARKMLTAFAKLQDPELGNWMSDRVTFPNCMVDRITPATTAADIKMVAEQFQIDDAFPVVAEPFLQWVVEDNFCAGRPDLESVGVQMTDDVHPYEMMKIRLLNASHLLIGYLGTLAGYTYVHEVMADPAIRQAVDRLMAEVTPTLQPVPGIDLDDYKQTLIQRFANPKIQDRLPRLCLNSAAKMPKFILGSLRDALRQDGAINYLSLTIAAWFRYLKGQDDRGNPIEIDDPMADILIQRARSGGSDPIPLLSLSEIFGDLSRSSRFVEAVSKHLHNLDEFGAKGTLTR from the coding sequence ATGAACAGCAATATCAGCACAGGCTCAACAATTAAGCTGAATGAAGCTTCCTTATCTCGTTTACCAAACAACATCCGCGTTCCCAATTACGATCGCCACCAAATAATTAATGGCATTGTCCATATTGGTGTGGGTGGATTCCATCGCGCGCATCAGGCGTTGTATCTTGACAACTATTTACAGCAATCTTGCGATCGCGAATGGGGGATCTGCGGAGTAGGACTGCTGGAATTCGATCGCCGGATGCGTGATGCTCTGCATTCCCAAGATTGTTTGTATACTTTGGTGGAACGCTCGACCGAAGGCGATTGGGCGCGTGTTATTGGCTCGATTACACGCTATCTCTTTGCCCCAGATAATCGCGCCCGCGTTATTGACGCACTGGCAGATCCTCACTGTCGAATTGTGACGCTGACGATTACGGAGGCAGGCTACTACTACATTGAAGGTAGCGGCGAATTTGATGCCAATCATCCGACAATTCAGCACGATTTGCAACATCCGCATGAGCCAATCGGAGTCTACGGCTTTTTGACAGCAGCACTGGATAAGCGCCGCCAACAAGGATTACAACCATTTACGGTATTATCCTGCGACAACCTACAAGGCAACGGTAACATCGCCCGTAAAATGTTAACTGCCTTTGCAAAGCTGCAAGATCCGGAGTTGGGAAATTGGATGAGCGATCGCGTTACATTTCCTAACTGCATGGTCGATCGGATTACTCCGGCGACAACAGCAGCCGATATCAAAATGGTGGCGGAGCAATTTCAGATTGATGATGCCTTTCCAGTGGTAGCAGAACCATTTCTTCAGTGGGTCGTTGAGGATAACTTTTGTGCGGGTAGACCCGATCTAGAATCTGTGGGCGTACAAATGACCGATGACGTTCATCCTTACGAGATGATGAAGATTCGGTTACTCAACGCCAGTCACCTACTCATTGGCTATCTCGGCACTCTAGCAGGCTATACCTACGTACATGAGGTAATGGCAGATCCGGCAATCCGGCAAGCCGTCGATCGCTTGATGGCAGAAGTTACACCCACACTTCAACCCGTACCTGGCATCGATTTAGACGATTATAAACAGACGTTAATTCAACGATTTGCCAATCCCAAGATTCAAGATCGATTGCCGCGCCTATGCCTCAATAGTGCTGCTAAGATGCCAAAATTCATTCTGGGTTCGTTGCGTGACGCACTTAGACAGGATGGGGCGATCAATTATCTGAGTTTGACAATTGCTGCTTGGTTCCGTTACCTCAAGGGACAGGACGATCGCGGTAATCCAATTGAGATTGATGACCCAATGGCAGATATTTTGATACAGCGCGCCCGTTCTGGGGGTTCCGATCCTATACCATTGCTGAGTCTATCTGAGATTTTTGGCGACTTGTCGCGATCGTCGCGTTTTGTGGAGGCAGTTAGCAAGCATTTACACAACTTGGATGAGTTTGGAGCCAAAGGAACGCTAACTCGATAG
- a CDS encoding ABC transporter substrate-binding protein, with translation MLVQLLHACSSSSAAEKTRLTIATVNNGDMVVMQGLSRQFEQENPNIELRWVVLEENVLRQRTTTDVASQGGQFDVLTIGSYETPIWARRGWLKPLNSLPASYDVDDLLKPIREGLSHDGTLYALPFYGESSMLYYRKDLFAKAGINVPEQPTYAQIAQWASKVHDPANGVYGVCLRGKPGWGENMAFLSTLVNTSGGRWFDMKWQPQIDTPAWKEAVGFYVELLQKYGPPGASSNGFNENLALFSTGKCGMWVDATVAAGLLSNPKESQIADRVGFARAPIEEYPNGSNWLWAWALAIPQTSKSPAEAQKFIAWATSKEYIQLVANKNGWVAVPPGTRTSTYNNPNYQKAAPFAQIVLNSIQSADITHPAAEPTPYKGVQYVDIPEFQAIGASVGQTIAAALTNNISVDRALQQSQSATERFMKHTGYIDQ, from the coding sequence ATGCTGGTGCAACTGCTACACGCTTGTTCGTCTTCATCAGCTGCCGAGAAAACTAGACTGACGATCGCCACCGTCAACAACGGCGACATGGTTGTCATGCAGGGGCTTTCCCGCCAGTTCGAGCAAGAAAACCCCAATATCGAACTCAGGTGGGTGGTGCTGGAAGAAAACGTGTTGCGCCAACGCACGACTACGGATGTTGCCAGCCAGGGAGGACAATTTGATGTCTTGACAATCGGTTCTTATGAAACACCGATTTGGGCGAGACGAGGTTGGCTAAAACCATTGAATAGCCTACCTGCTAGTTATGACGTAGACGACTTGCTAAAACCGATCCGAGAAGGACTTTCCCACGATGGCACGCTCTACGCGCTGCCGTTCTATGGAGAAAGTTCAATGCTGTACTACCGCAAAGATTTGTTTGCCAAAGCAGGAATTAACGTTCCCGAACAGCCAACCTACGCTCAAATCGCACAGTGGGCGAGTAAAGTCCACGATCCGGCAAACGGAGTCTATGGCGTTTGCCTACGAGGAAAACCTGGCTGGGGCGAAAACATGGCATTTCTGTCTACCTTGGTCAACACCTCCGGCGGAAGATGGTTCGACATGAAGTGGCAACCTCAGATCGATACTCCAGCCTGGAAAGAGGCAGTAGGATTTTATGTCGAGCTGCTACAAAAATATGGACCCCCAGGAGCCAGTTCCAACGGATTCAACGAGAATCTGGCTTTATTCTCGACAGGTAAATGCGGCATGTGGGTAGATGCAACCGTTGCAGCGGGGCTGTTATCCAATCCGAAAGAATCCCAAATCGCCGATCGCGTTGGCTTTGCCCGTGCGCCAATCGAAGAATATCCTAACGGATCGAACTGGCTATGGGCGTGGGCGCTAGCGATTCCTCAAACCTCAAAATCTCCCGCAGAGGCGCAAAAGTTCATCGCCTGGGCAACATCCAAGGAATACATCCAATTGGTTGCGAACAAAAATGGCTGGGTTGCCGTTCCACCAGGGACGAGGACTTCCACCTACAACAACCCCAACTATCAAAAAGCCGCACCATTTGCTCAGATCGTCTTGAACTCGATCCAATCTGCCGATATTACCCATCCCGCCGCCGAACCAACTCCTTATAAGGGAGTTCAATACGTAGATATTCCAGAATTTCAGGCGATCGGCGCTTCAGTTGGGCAAACCATTGCCGCCGCACTGACCAACAACATTTCGGTAGATCGAGCATTGCAACAATCGCAAAGTGCAACCGAACGGTTCATGAAACACACCGGATACATTGACCAGTGA
- a CDS encoding SDR family NAD(P)-dependent oxidoreductase — translation MTARTTYDFAGKTILITGGAGDIGKATAHRFAANGAGVALWDLNETKMVDVARELAEYNVPVATFGCDVTKSEDVVKAFAGAVEQLGRIDYVFNNAGYQGLFAKTDEYPEDDFQKVIDINVVGVFHVLKAAAQHMRESGGGAIVNTASYAGVVGPPNMVAYAASKFAVIGMTQTAAKDLAPYGIRVNALSPALIGPGMMWTRQTELQASVGSQYFDSNPKVVEQQMIDSVPMRRLGSLEEVANGVAFLMSEEASYITGFNLEITGGQ, via the coding sequence ATGACAGCAAGAACCACCTATGACTTTGCGGGTAAGACCATCCTAATTACAGGCGGTGCAGGAGACATTGGCAAAGCAACCGCACATCGTTTTGCTGCTAATGGTGCAGGTGTAGCACTCTGGGATTTAAACGAAACCAAAATGGTAGATGTAGCGCGAGAACTAGCAGAGTACAACGTTCCAGTCGCCACATTTGGCTGTGATGTCACAAAATCTGAAGATGTCGTCAAAGCTTTTGCTGGGGCTGTAGAGCAGTTGGGGCGGATCGACTATGTTTTTAATAATGCGGGCTATCAAGGTTTGTTTGCCAAGACTGACGAGTATCCAGAAGATGACTTTCAAAAAGTCATTGACATCAATGTTGTCGGTGTTTTTCACGTTCTCAAAGCCGCCGCACAACATATGCGCGAATCTGGCGGCGGGGCAATTGTAAATACGGCAAGTTATGCGGGGGTAGTAGGTCCACCGAACATGGTGGCTTACGCTGCTTCTAAGTTTGCAGTTATCGGCATGACTCAGACAGCAGCAAAGGATCTCGCTCCTTATGGTATTAGAGTCAATGCACTCTCTCCAGCATTAATCGGTCCTGGCATGATGTGGACGCGACAGACAGAATTACAGGCATCTGTAGGATCTCAATACTTTGATTCCAATCCCAAAGTTGTCGAACAGCAGATGATTGATTCAGTCCCGATGCGCCGTTTGGGAAGCTTAGAAGAGGTTGCTAATGGCGTAGCATTCCTCATGAGTGAAGAAGCTAGCTATATTACTGGGTTTAATTTGGAGATTACGGGCGGACAATAA
- a CDS encoding ABC transporter substrate-binding protein, producing MVKFPARRLIVLALVSLLWAVACSPQNSTTSSSSPSSPAPQPQVLISGINPWPGYSGHYVALQKDFFSQEGIKVQETFFQSATEGITAFLAGKVDVGWVTSGDAVQMISKDPSIRMFYVVDYSNGSDGILGHNINSPKDMKGKTVARENILFEKVLLRSYLEKGGLTEQDITTKDLTAADAAAAFTAKRVDAAVSYEPWLSKAAKESGGNYFYYQRYEFNC from the coding sequence ATGGTTAAATTTCCTGCAAGACGTTTGATTGTGCTGGCTTTGGTATCTTTGTTATGGGCTGTTGCTTGTTCTCCTCAAAATTCAACAACTTCATCTTCTTCTCCTTCATCTCCTGCGCCTCAACCTCAAGTATTAATTTCTGGTATTAATCCTTGGCCCGGATACTCAGGTCACTATGTCGCACTGCAAAAAGACTTTTTTAGTCAAGAAGGCATCAAGGTGCAAGAAACTTTCTTTCAGAGTGCAACAGAAGGTATTACTGCATTTCTAGCTGGAAAAGTTGACGTAGGCTGGGTAACATCAGGAGATGCAGTACAAATGATTAGCAAAGATCCGTCAATTCGGATGTTCTATGTTGTCGATTATTCAAATGGATCGGATGGTATTTTAGGTCATAATATCAACAGTCCCAAAGACATGAAAGGGAAAACCGTTGCTAGAGAAAATATACTGTTTGAGAAGGTTTTATTACGTAGCTACCTAGAAAAAGGTGGATTGACCGAACAAGATATAACTACAAAAGATTTAACTGCCGCTGATGCAGCAGCGGCATTTACTGCCAAACGTGTCGATGCTGCCGTATCCTACGAACCCTGGTTATCTAAAGCAGCCAAGGAAAGTGGAGGAAATTATTTTTACTACCAAAGGTACGAATTTAATTGCTGA
- a CDS encoding ABC transporter ATP-binding protein, producing the protein MSTLTLRNIHKRYADTEVIKGIDLDIGDREFVVFVGPSGCGKSTLLRAIAGLEEITSGDLLIDGVRVNDVPPDKRGLAMVFQTYALYPHMTVAENMAFSLRLAGVSKAQRLERAKEVARILQLEPLLNRKPRELSGGQRQRVAIGRALVRKPKVFLFDEPLSNLDAALRVQMRIELASLHDTLQATMIYVTHDQVEAMTLADKIVVLQSGVVEQVGSPLELYHHPRNLFVAGFIGSPKMNFLSVTVTSVNNSGTTVTLPGDATVTIPVQPGLSVGDRATLGIRPEHLRLNRHNATLNGEVLVVERLGGETFLYVKIAGGDTLIVQTDGDNPSRMHDLAPLQINGDLCHLFNQQGEAIPKVRRHHLTSNEFHEQQYQHRLNN; encoded by the coding sequence ATGTCAACACTCACTTTAAGAAACATTCATAAACGTTATGCCGATACTGAGGTTATCAAAGGCATCGATCTTGATATCGGCGATCGCGAATTTGTTGTCTTTGTCGGTCCCTCCGGCTGTGGCAAATCAACTTTGTTACGGGCGATCGCGGGACTTGAGGAAATTACCTCTGGCGATTTACTCATTGATGGCGTAAGAGTGAATGACGTGCCACCGGATAAACGCGGGTTGGCAATGGTGTTTCAAACCTATGCCTTGTATCCCCACATGACGGTAGCAGAGAATATGGCGTTTAGTCTGCGCCTAGCGGGTGTTTCTAAGGCTCAGCGTCTTGAAAGAGCGAAAGAAGTTGCCCGTATCCTGCAATTAGAACCGCTATTAAATAGGAAACCCAGAGAACTATCGGGAGGACAACGCCAACGGGTAGCGATCGGTCGGGCTTTGGTACGCAAACCTAAAGTCTTTTTGTTCGACGAGCCGTTATCAAACTTGGATGCAGCCTTGCGCGTACAGATGCGGATCGAACTTGCTAGCCTACATGATACTTTGCAAGCCACGATGATTTACGTGACGCACGATCAAGTGGAGGCGATGACGCTAGCTGACAAGATTGTAGTGTTGCAGAGTGGCGTTGTCGAGCAAGTCGGATCGCCGTTGGAACTGTACCACCATCCCCGTAATTTATTCGTGGCTGGATTCATCGGTTCGCCTAAAATGAATTTTCTTTCAGTGACGGTGACATCTGTAAATAATTCTGGGACAACAGTTACACTGCCTGGTGACGCAACAGTCACAATTCCCGTCCAGCCTGGATTGTCGGTGGGCGATCGCGCCACGTTAGGGATTCGTCCCGAACATTTGCGGCTCAATCGTCATAACGCTACGCTCAACGGTGAAGTGCTTGTTGTAGAACGATTGGGTGGAGAAACTTTTCTGTACGTCAAGATTGCGGGTGGCGACACGTTAATCGTCCAAACAGACGGAGATAATCCCAGCCGGATGCACGATCTCGCACCGCTCCAGATTAACGGCGATCTCTGCCATTTATTTAACCAGCAAGGTGAAGCCATTCCTAAAGTCCGTCGCCACCATCTAACTTCTAATGAATTCCATGAACAGCAATATCAGCACAGGCTCAACAATTAA
- a CDS encoding fatty acid desaturase, whose product MTTAATPDASFYINDRNYWINGAALTYVLVGYSFAIFCLVQHLWWLNLLGTVLLTHTLIWAAYFVHEFIHGNIFRNPRWNVAFAQVMLFLTGSCYSRYRDVASNHLAHHKNRADFSAFSLPDFLQTAPKPIVRLIVALEWLYFPAVNFLLRWFNALSPFLGQQRRDERVRNGLLLLLRGSLFTALAIYSPRAIVLYFFAYICFINILRFIDCFQHTYTVFQLGQSLPQYSLEHEEANTFSNLISLRWSWLNVLLLNFGYHNAHHRVIRCPWYLLPKLDAELYPRNYRQYVTLPQLIANYHRFRIHRLFHGQGTVVDTEKGLNLDNFVGAIGVSFLFSREPIDWLKLAASDSDGALSVREV is encoded by the coding sequence ATGACTACGGCAGCTACCCCAGATGCAAGTTTCTATATCAACGATCGCAACTACTGGATCAACGGTGCGGCGTTAACCTACGTCTTGGTAGGATACAGCTTTGCGATTTTCTGCCTTGTGCAACATTTGTGGTGGTTAAACCTCTTGGGTACGGTGTTATTAACCCATACGCTAATTTGGGCAGCATACTTCGTCCACGAATTCATTCATGGCAACATTTTTCGTAATCCGCGCTGGAATGTCGCATTTGCGCAGGTAATGCTGTTTCTGACAGGTTCTTGCTACAGTCGTTATCGCGATGTTGCTAGCAACCATTTAGCCCATCATAAAAATAGGGCTGACTTCTCTGCCTTTTCCCTACCAGATTTCCTGCAAACTGCGCCAAAGCCGATAGTACGCCTAATTGTGGCGTTGGAATGGCTTTATTTTCCTGCCGTTAACTTTTTGTTGCGGTGGTTCAATGCCCTATCTCCATTTTTAGGACAACAGCGCCGAGATGAACGAGTGCGTAACGGTTTGCTGTTATTACTGCGAGGTAGTCTATTTACAGCCTTAGCAATCTATTCTCCCCGTGCCATTGTTCTTTACTTTTTCGCCTATATCTGCTTTATCAATATCCTGAGATTTATTGATTGCTTTCAACACACGTACACTGTGTTTCAGCTAGGTCAATCCTTACCGCAATACAGCTTGGAACATGAGGAAGCAAATACTTTCTCTAACCTCATTTCTTTGCGGTGGTCTTGGCTGAATGTATTGCTGCTAAACTTTGGCTATCACAACGCCCATCATCGAGTTATCCGTTGTCCTTGGTATCTTTTGCCTAAATTAGATGCCGAATTATACCCCCGCAATTATCGTCAGTACGTGACGCTACCTCAACTCATCGCTAACTACCATCGCTTTCGGATTCATCGCTTATTCCACGGTCAAGGAACGGTTGTGGATACCGAGAAGGGGTTGAATCTAGACAACTTTGTCGGGGCAATTGGAGTCTCTTTTCTATTTTCGCGGGAGCCGATAGACTGGTTGAAGCTTGCTGCTAGTGATAGTGATGGCGCGCTAAGCGTTCGCGAAGTGTAG
- a CDS encoding sugar ABC transporter permease, with translation MSSSLAVKPQQATPPPAKRSKRQTSTLPLVAPSVIVLLLWMIVPLAMTLWFSFQRYNLLNPDAPRFIGIENFTFILTDPALWTAIATTLILVASVLAITIALGTLLAVLFDQDFPGRGIARVLAISPFFVMPTVSALIWKNMLMHPVNGLFAQITRGLGLGAIDWFADFPLLAIIIIVSWEWLPFALLILLTAIQSLDREQLEAARMDGANAIALFRFVMLPHLSRAIAVVAAIETIFFLTIFAEIFVTTGGGPGLATTNLAYYIFLKALLEFDVGGASAGGLIAVILANIVAIFLMRSVARNLDT, from the coding sequence ATGTCTTCCTCATTAGCTGTAAAGCCTCAACAGGCAACGCCACCACCCGCCAAACGTTCCAAGCGACAGACATCGACCTTACCTTTAGTTGCGCCTTCGGTCATTGTCCTGTTGCTATGGATGATTGTGCCTCTGGCGATGACCTTATGGTTTTCCTTTCAGCGATACAACCTGCTGAATCCAGATGCCCCCCGATTCATCGGAATTGAGAATTTCACATTTATTCTCACCGATCCGGCATTATGGACGGCGATCGCCACCACTCTGATTTTGGTTGCCTCCGTGTTAGCAATTACGATCGCGCTAGGCACGTTGCTGGCAGTCTTATTTGACCAAGACTTTCCGGGTCGCGGGATTGCGCGGGTACTGGCGATCTCGCCATTCTTCGTCATGCCTACAGTCAGCGCCTTGATCTGGAAAAATATGTTGATGCATCCAGTCAACGGACTGTTTGCTCAAATCACAAGAGGATTGGGCTTAGGGGCGATCGATTGGTTTGCAGATTTTCCCCTACTGGCAATTATCATCATTGTTTCCTGGGAATGGCTGCCCTTTGCACTGCTGATTTTATTAACTGCCATTCAGTCTTTAGACCGCGAACAGCTAGAGGCGGCGCGGATGGATGGGGCAAATGCGATCGCCTTATTTCGTTTCGTCATGCTACCGCACTTGAGCCGTGCTATTGCCGTAGTCGCTGCGATCGAAACAATTTTCTTCCTGACCATCTTTGCCGAAATCTTCGTGACTACTGGTGGTGGACCTGGACTGGCAACTACTAACCTTGCCTATTATATTTTCCTGAAAGCGTTGCTGGAATTTGATGTCGGCGGTGCTTCCGCAGGTGGATTAATTGCCGTCATCCTTGCCAACATCGTCGCGATCTTTTTGATGCGTAGTGTTGCTCGTAATTTGGATACCTAA
- a CDS encoding sugar-binding transcriptional regulator has product MREIGSERRDRKLDLAAHAAWLYYIAGNTQEEIAAKLSVSRQAAQRLIALAVSEKLIKFRLDHPLSECIALAEALRDRFNLSLCEVVPSDAGSGDTFNGIGVRAASYLETYLIAKTPTVLAFTSGRTLRSMVEQIPSMDQPQHKIVSTIGNMSHYGRAGRHEVVMHLSDRVGSQAYPVPTPVVATSVEERELLQTQRSFIAVKTLAEQAKATFVGIGQIVWNAPLHQNGFISDDEVAELVELGAVGEIAGWAYDRHGVLLQQGTNSRVASVPLEQPVQRLVIGVAGGVKKAEAILAALRGKLITGLIIDEAAAETILGKILN; this is encoded by the coding sequence ATGCGAGAAATTGGTTCGGAGCGGCGCGATCGCAAGTTAGATCTGGCAGCTCATGCTGCATGGCTCTATTACATAGCTGGAAATACCCAAGAAGAGATCGCAGCAAAGCTTAGCGTGTCTCGGCAAGCGGCACAACGCCTGATTGCACTGGCAGTGAGTGAAAAGCTGATCAAATTTCGGCTCGATCATCCCTTGAGTGAATGCATTGCTCTAGCTGAAGCGCTACGCGATCGCTTCAATTTGTCTCTTTGCGAAGTCGTACCGAGTGACGCGGGAAGTGGCGACACATTCAACGGTATTGGCGTGCGTGCTGCTAGCTATTTAGAAACGTATCTTATTGCAAAAACGCCTACAGTATTGGCATTTACTTCAGGGCGAACATTGCGATCGATGGTGGAGCAGATCCCGTCCATGGATCAACCGCAGCATAAGATTGTCTCCACTATTGGCAATATGTCTCACTACGGTCGAGCGGGTCGTCATGAAGTCGTGATGCATTTATCGGATCGGGTTGGTTCGCAAGCCTATCCAGTCCCGACTCCGGTTGTAGCAACCAGTGTTGAAGAACGGGAACTGTTGCAAACGCAGCGATCGTTCATCGCCGTCAAAACTCTTGCCGAGCAAGCCAAGGCAACATTTGTCGGTATCGGTCAGATTGTTTGGAATGCCCCATTACATCAAAATGGCTTTATTAGCGATGACGAGGTAGCTGAATTAGTCGAACTGGGTGCAGTGGGGGAGATTGCAGGCTGGGCGTACGATCGCCACGGAGTTTTACTGCAACAGGGAACGAATAGCCGTGTCGCCAGCGTACCGTTGGAACAACCAGTACAAAGGCTTGTAATTGGTGTAGCAGGCGGCGTGAAAAAAGCAGAAGCCATTTTAGCTGCTTTACGCGGCAAGCTAATTACAGGGTTAATTATCGATGAAGCAGCTGCTGAAACAATTCTTGGCAAAATTCTGAATTAG
- a CDS encoding MBL fold metallo-hydrolase: MTDSKAVCQTWFSTQKISDNLYLISEPHYYWWNRANLWLIKGRDRDLLIDTGLGVASLRQYIASLIDKPLLAIASHIHFDHAGGMHEFDHRAIHAAEAEALQKGDDYEALCTPAQSWVLEEHFDLLPYPGFTVETYTLNAAEPTQILQEGDVLDLGDRAFEVLHLPGHSPGCIALYEPKSQDLFSGDVIYDGELLYLLHCSDIPTYIATYERLEKLPIETVYPGHYTIFGKERYRQIIAEYLAARRKPGCPSEIQV; encoded by the coding sequence GTGACGGACTCCAAAGCTGTTTGTCAAACCTGGTTCTCCACACAAAAAATTAGTGACAACCTCTACCTAATTAGCGAACCGCATTACTATTGGTGGAATCGGGCAAATCTCTGGTTAATTAAAGGTCGCGATCGCGATTTATTAATCGATACTGGATTAGGGGTGGCAAGTCTGCGGCAATACATTGCTAGTTTAATCGATAAACCATTGCTGGCGATCGCCTCTCACATTCACTTCGATCATGCGGGTGGGATGCACGAATTCGACCACCGCGCCATTCATGCGGCGGAAGCCGAAGCACTGCAAAAAGGAGATGATTATGAGGCGTTGTGTACGCCAGCACAAAGCTGGGTATTAGAAGAACATTTCGACTTGCTACCTTACCCTGGATTTACAGTCGAAACATATACCTTAAATGCAGCAGAACCTACACAAATTTTACAAGAAGGAGACGTATTAGATTTAGGCGATCGCGCCTTCGAGGTGTTGCATTTGCCTGGACATTCTCCCGGCTGTATTGCTTTATATGAACCCAAATCTCAAGATTTGTTCTCTGGAGATGTGATTTATGATGGCGAGTTGTTATACCTCCTCCATTGCAGCGATATCCCTACTTATATCGCTACCTACGAACGGCTAGAAAAACTCCCAATAGAGACAGTTTATCCCGGTCACTACACGATTTTTGGGAAAGAAAGATATCGGCAAATTATCGCCGAGTATTTAGCAGCAAGGCGCAAACCAGGGTGTCCTTCGGAAATTCAAGTGTAG
- the apcB gene encoding allophycocyanin subunit beta — MRDAITSLIGTYDVAGRYFDRTALERLKSYFDTGTARVQAAATVNSNAASIVKQAGSQLFAEQPELIRPGGNAYTTRRYAACLRDMDYYLRYATYALVAGNMDVLDERVLQGLRETYNSLGVPIGPTVRGIQMMKDIVKAQAVAAGVENTAFIDEPFDHMTRELSERDI; from the coding sequence GGACTTACGACGTGGCAGGACGGTACTTCGATCGCACTGCCTTAGAACGGCTTAAGTCCTACTTTGACACCGGAACGGCACGGGTTCAAGCAGCTGCAACAGTCAACTCAAATGCTGCGTCAATTGTCAAGCAGGCTGGTTCGCAATTATTTGCCGAACAACCAGAATTGATTCGTCCTGGTGGTAATGCCTATACAACACGGCGCTATGCGGCTTGTTTGAGAGATATGGATTATTACCTACGCTATGCGACTTACGCCCTAGTAGCTGGCAATATGGATGTGCTAGACGAGCGCGTGCTACAAGGCTTGCGGGAGACTTATAATTCTCTAGGTGTACCAATCGGTCCTACCGTGCGCGGTATCCAAATGATGAAGGATATTGTGAAGGCACAAGCAGTAGCAGCTGGCGTAGAAAATACAGCTTTTATCGATGAACCGTTCGATCACATGACTCGCGAATTGAGCGAACGGGATATTTAA
- a CDS encoding carbohydrate ABC transporter permease has protein sequence MARKNSRLWLWTLLGWLAAAILFFPIFWMFITSFKTEVAAVSTPPQLFFQPTLENYVAIQDRADYFNYAFNSLVVSLGSTILALLLAVPAAYAMAFFPTKRTKGTLLWMLSTKMLPPVGVLVPIYILCRNLGLLDTRIGLIIIYTLINLPIVVWMIYSFFKEVPKDILEADRMDGANTRQELLHVLLPLALPGIASTALLSIILSWNEAFWSLNLTTADAAPLTAFIASFSSPQGLFWAKLSAASTLAIAPILIFGWLSQRQLVRGLTFGAVK, from the coding sequence ATGGCACGTAAAAATTCTCGCCTCTGGCTGTGGACATTGCTAGGATGGCTAGCCGCTGCCATCTTGTTTTTCCCGATCTTCTGGATGTTTATTACCAGTTTCAAAACCGAAGTGGCAGCTGTCTCTACTCCGCCGCAATTGTTTTTCCAGCCCACATTAGAAAACTATGTTGCCATCCAAGATCGGGCAGATTATTTCAATTATGCGTTTAATAGCCTAGTAGTTTCCCTCGGATCGACAATACTCGCGCTGCTGCTTGCCGTACCTGCTGCCTATGCAATGGCATTCTTTCCTACCAAGCGCACCAAAGGAACCTTGCTGTGGATGCTGTCTACTAAAATGCTGCCACCCGTTGGCGTATTAGTCCCGATCTACATTCTGTGTCGCAACTTGGGATTGCTAGATACCCGCATCGGTTTAATTATCATTTATACCCTGATTAACCTACCGATCGTTGTCTGGATGATCTACAGCTTCTTCAAAGAAGTTCCCAAAGATATTCTCGAAGCCGATCGCATGGATGGGGCAAACACGCGCCAAGAACTGCTCCATGTCTTGCTACCCCTAGCATTACCTGGAATTGCCTCCACCGCGCTGCTTTCAATTATTTTGTCATGGAACGAAGCCTTCTGGAGCTTAAACCTGACGACAGCAGATGCAGCCCCACTCACAGCATTTATTGCCTCATTTTCCAGCCCCCAAGGGCTATTCTGGGCAAAACTCTCCGCCGCATCAACACTGGCGATCGCCCCCATCCTGATCTTCGGCTGGCTGAGTCAACGGCAACTGGTACGCGGTTTGACGTTTGGAGCAGTGAAATAA